A window of the Cytophagaceae bacterium genome harbors these coding sequences:
- a CDS encoding pyridoxal phosphate-dependent aminotransferase family protein, producing the protein MSIFEKIDRSLGPLGAISHFGHHYFSYPILEGEIGPYMQFNGKKVLNWSLNNYLGLSNHPDVRAADADAVSHFGLSYPMGSRMMSANSHYHEQFEADLADFSGYEDAFLMNFGYQGIMSVIETLVDHRDVIVFDSDSHACLIDGIRLHKAKGGAYYKYNHNDMASLDLNLKRATKLSAQNGGGILVITEGVFGMTGQVGKLDEIVAMKERYDFKLLVDDAHGFGVMGKTGRGTPEHFNVQDQVDIYFATFTKAMSAMGAFVGASSKVVKYLRYNVRSQIYAKALPMGYVLGGIKRLELIRENPQFRERLWYIAKKLQSGLIAEGFNLETTNTHVTPVYFNQDFTQNEVGNMIIDLRENLNIFCSVVIYPVVAKGVVMLRLIPTCMHSEADVEYTIDAFKQIREKLSQGAYNYEIPLKSEIYSNF; encoded by the coding sequence GTGTCCATATTCGAAAAAATCGATCGTAGCTTAGGTCCATTAGGTGCAATTTCACATTTTGGTCACCATTATTTCAGCTACCCAATTCTTGAAGGGGAAATTGGCCCTTACATGCAATTTAACGGTAAAAAAGTCCTTAACTGGTCTCTAAATAATTACCTTGGCTTATCTAATCATCCTGATGTTCGTGCCGCTGACGCAGATGCTGTCAGTCACTTTGGTTTGTCTTACCCAATGGGCTCACGAATGATGAGTGCCAATTCACATTATCATGAGCAATTTGAAGCCGACCTGGCAGATTTTTCAGGATATGAAGACGCTTTTTTAATGAATTTCGGTTATCAGGGTATCATGTCTGTTATCGAAACGCTGGTTGATCATCGTGATGTAATAGTATTTGACTCAGATAGTCATGCTTGCCTTATTGACGGAATAAGACTCCATAAAGCCAAAGGTGGGGCATATTACAAATACAACCACAATGACATGGCTAGCCTTGATTTGAATCTAAAAAGAGCCACAAAGCTTTCAGCTCAAAACGGTGGTGGAATATTGGTAATTACGGAAGGTGTTTTCGGGATGACAGGGCAAGTAGGTAAACTGGATGAGATTGTGGCCATGAAAGAACGATACGATTTTAAGCTCCTTGTTGACGATGCTCATGGATTTGGTGTTATGGGTAAAACCGGAAGGGGTACACCAGAGCATTTCAATGTTCAGGATCAGGTAGATATATATTTTGCAACTTTCACCAAGGCGATGTCGGCGATGGGGGCATTTGTTGGAGCCAGCTCAAAAGTGGTTAAGTATCTTAGGTACAATGTAAGGTCTCAAATATATGCAAAAGCCCTTCCGATGGGTTATGTTTTGGGCGGAATAAAGAGACTGGAGCTTATCAGAGAAAATCCTCAGTTTAGAGAAAGACTTTGGTATATTGCTAAAAAACTTCAAAGTGGTTTAATCGCCGAAGGATTTAATCTTGAAACCACCAATACGCACGTGACCCCTGTATATTTTAATCAGGATTTTACACAAAATGAAGTCGGAAACATGATTATCGATCTAAGGGAAAACCTCAACATATTCTGCTCAGTGGTTATTTATCCGGTTGTTGCAAAAGGCGTGGTGATGCTCCGGCTCATTCCAACCTGTATGCATTCCGAAGCCGA